Proteins encoded by one window of Streptomyces clavuligerus:
- a CDS encoding SDR family oxidoreductase, with translation MTADGTTRGGTAGCGARADAPLAGRVALVAGATRGAGRAIAVQLGAAGATVYATGRTTRDRVSELGRAGETIEGTAELVDAAGGTGIAIAADHLEPERVREVVARIDRNHGRLDILVNDVWGGNGLLDFGTRMWDVDLDRGLRMLDLGVRTHIITSSIALPLLIRRPGGLVVEVTDGTERTNREPRENFYYDLAKNAPIRMARLLGEELMELGCTAVAVTPGFLRSEEMLDHFGLTEENWREGTEAQPHWSLSESPVYLGRGLAALAADPGRHRWNGQSLDSGELAREYGVTDLDGSRPDVWGYILAEKAGGRPAPEDYR, from the coding sequence ATGACGGCGGACGGTACGACGAGGGGCGGTACGGCGGGTTGCGGCGCACGGGCGGACGCGCCGCTGGCCGGGCGGGTGGCGCTGGTGGCCGGGGCGACCCGGGGCGCGGGCCGCGCCATCGCCGTCCAGCTCGGGGCGGCGGGCGCCACGGTCTACGCGACCGGCAGGACCACCCGGGACCGGGTCAGCGAACTGGGCCGGGCGGGGGAGACCATCGAGGGGACGGCCGAGCTGGTCGACGCGGCGGGCGGGACGGGCATCGCCATCGCCGCCGACCATCTGGAGCCGGAGCGGGTACGGGAGGTGGTCGCCCGGATCGACCGCAACCACGGGCGGCTCGACATCCTCGTCAACGATGTGTGGGGCGGGAACGGCCTGCTCGACTTCGGCACCCGGATGTGGGACGTCGACCTGGACCGGGGGCTGCGGATGCTCGACCTCGGGGTGCGGACCCACATCATCACCAGCAGCATCGCCCTGCCGCTGCTGATCCGCAGGCCCGGCGGGCTGGTGGTGGAGGTCACGGACGGCACCGAGCGCACCAACCGGGAGCCCCGGGAGAACTTCTACTACGACCTCGCCAAGAACGCCCCCATCCGGATGGCCCGCCTCCTCGGCGAGGAGCTGATGGAGCTGGGCTGCACGGCGGTCGCCGTCACCCCCGGCTTCCTGCGCTCCGAGGAGATGCTCGACCACTTCGGCCTCACGGAGGAGAACTGGCGCGAGGGGACCGAGGCGCAGCCGCACTGGTCCCTCTCGGAGAGCCCCGTCTATCTGGGGCGGGGCCTCGCCGCCCTCGCCGCCGACCCGGGGCGGCACCGCTGGAACGGGCAGTCGCTGGACAGCGGGGAACTGGCCCGCGAGTACGGCGTCACGGACCTCGACGGCAGCCGCCCCGATGTCTGGGGCTACATCCTGGCGGAGAAGGCGGGCGGGCGGCCCGCCCCGGAGGACTACCGCTGA
- a CDS encoding DUF4240 domain-containing protein, which yields MDETEFWEIVDRTREAADGDPEDHADLLVERLAQLDPDSVLDFARHFEARYNRAYTWDLWGAAAVLLDGASDDVFDYFRCWLIGQGREVFEGAVHEPDALAELLDEFDPEIDGDGEDLGYAADEAYERLTGAVAPELGIPPQPAEPAGTPFDFDDEETLAERFPRLWERFGDGRDLL from the coding sequence ATGGACGAGACGGAGTTCTGGGAGATCGTGGACCGCACCCGCGAGGCCGCCGACGGCGACCCCGAGGACCACGCCGATCTGCTGGTCGAACGGCTGGCCCAGCTCGACCCCGACTCCGTGCTGGACTTCGCCCGGCACTTCGAGGCCCGGTACAACCGCGCGTACACCTGGGATCTGTGGGGCGCGGCGGCCGTGCTGCTCGACGGGGCGAGCGACGACGTCTTCGACTACTTCCGCTGCTGGCTCATCGGCCAGGGCAGGGAGGTCTTCGAGGGGGCGGTGCACGAGCCGGACGCGCTCGCGGAGCTGCTGGACGAGTTCGACCCCGAGATCGACGGGGACGGGGAGGACCTGGGGTACGCGGCGGACGAGGCGTATGAACGGCTCACCGGGGCCGTGGCACCGGAGCTGGGCATTCCGCCGCAGCCCGCGGAACCGGCGGGCACCCCGTTCGACTTCGACGACGAGGAGACGCTGGCGGAACGGTTTCCCCGGCTGTGGGAGCGCTTCGGCGACGGCCGGGACCTGCTCTGA
- a CDS encoding helix-turn-helix transcriptional regulator yields the protein MRAARLIKMVLLLQNRPSMTGAELARELEVSERTVTRDALALSEAGVPVHADRGRAGGYRLLGGYRTRLTGLGRSEAEALFLSGLPQALREMGLGDAASAARLKVSAALLPSLSDAPRTAAQRFHLDAPAWYQEPETPPLLPVVAEAVREDRRLRAEYRGRGGEEVRRELEPYGLVLKAGVWYLCARVADSFRVYRLDRFTSAALVTPVDGGACFDRDETFDLPAFWAERAEQFGRSLLRSEVVIRVTEEGARRLPYVTERSAAREALAAAQPPDERGRVTLTLPVESPEVAYAQLFALAPELEVLAPAELRTRFAEAAERAARPYR from the coding sequence ATGCGCGCTGCCCGGCTGATCAAGATGGTGCTCCTGCTCCAGAACAGGCCCTCGATGACGGGGGCGGAGCTGGCCCGGGAGCTGGAGGTCTCGGAGCGGACGGTGACCCGGGACGCCCTCGCCCTGTCCGAGGCGGGCGTCCCGGTCCACGCCGACCGGGGCCGGGCGGGCGGCTACCGGCTCCTCGGCGGCTACCGCACCCGGCTGACCGGGCTGGGCCGCAGCGAGGCGGAGGCACTGTTCCTCTCGGGGCTGCCGCAGGCGCTGCGGGAGATGGGCCTCGGGGACGCGGCGTCGGCGGCCCGGCTGAAGGTGTCGGCGGCGCTGCTGCCCTCGCTCAGCGACGCCCCCCGCACCGCCGCCCAGCGCTTCCATCTGGACGCGCCCGCCTGGTACCAGGAGCCGGAGACGCCGCCGCTGCTGCCCGTCGTCGCGGAGGCGGTCCGGGAGGACCGGCGGCTGCGGGCGGAGTACCGGGGCCGGGGCGGCGAGGAGGTCCGGCGCGAGCTGGAGCCGTACGGGCTCGTGCTGAAGGCGGGCGTCTGGTATCTGTGCGCCCGGGTGGCGGACTCGTTCCGGGTCTACCGGCTGGACCGCTTCACCTCGGCCGCCCTCGTCACCCCCGTTGACGGGGGCGCGTGCTTCGACCGGGACGAGACGTTCGACCTCCCGGCCTTCTGGGCGGAGCGCGCGGAGCAGTTCGGCCGCTCGCTGCTCCGTTCCGAGGTGGTGATCCGCGTCACCGAGGAGGGCGCGCGACGGCTGCCGTACGTCACCGAGCGGTCCGCCGCCCGCGAGGCGCTGGCGGCGGCGCAGCCGCCCGACGAGCGGGGCCGGGTGACGCTGACCCTGCCCGTCGAGTCCCCCGAGGTGGCGTACGCACAGCTCTTCGCCCTCGCCCCGGAGCTGGAGGTTCTGGCCCCCGCCGAGCTGCGGACGCGTTTCGCGGAGGCGGCGGAACGGGCGGCCCGTCCGTACCGCTGA